Proteins from a single region of Pogoniulus pusillus isolate bPogPus1 chromosome 23, bPogPus1.pri, whole genome shotgun sequence:
- the LOC135185606 gene encoding zinc finger protein OZF-like isoform X4, which translates to MTAATAELGESQGTSSSDPQGICLEKVTASVCSTGLIAPSACGVGLAHNNVAEGPFICSKCGKSFSMNSYLMWGDQTRTGEKPFACPECSNNFHKKSSLVSHQDIHSGAKPFACSECGKSFCSKSSLVSHQRRHTGEKPFACSECGRSFFYKSGLISHERIHTGEKPFACSECGSRFCYKSSLVTHQRLHGGEKPFACSECGSRYCYKSSLVIHQRLHTGEKPFACSECGKRFIQRSNLVSHQRIHTGEKPFACSECGRSCDQNNKLVAHQCLRAGKKPFACDVCGKSYTEKSSLGSHQRIHTNEKTFVCTECGKIFSRSDKLIIHQRTHTGEKPFACSKCGKTFSRSDHLLAHERIHTGEKPFACTECGKRFNRNDTLVTHQRLHTGEKPFVCAECGRSFQQRADLIRHRNSHTGKKPFACPDCGKRFDRIDRMFTHQLTHTAEKAFTCPECGKGFNRVDRLFKHRRTHVAE; encoded by the coding sequence CCACAACAATGTGGCTGAAGGTCCCTTCATCTGCAGTAAGTGTGGGAAGAGCTTCAGCATGAACTCCTATCTAATGTGGGGTGATCAGACCCGCACCGGTGAGAAGCCCTTTGCCTGCCCTGAATGTAGCAATAACTTCCACAAGAAAAGCAGCTTGGTTTCCCACCAGGACATCCACAGTGGTGCAAAGCCCTTTGCCTGCTCTGAGTGTGGGAAGAGCTTCTGCTCCAAAAGCAGCCTGGTCTCCCACCAGCGCCGTCACACTGGCGAGAAGCCCTTCGCCTGCTCTGAGTGTGGGAGGAGTTTCTTCTACAAAAGCGGCCTGATCTCCCACGAACGCATCCACACTGGCGAGAAGCCCTTTGCCTGCTCTGAGTGTGGCAGCAGATTCTGCTACAAAAGCAGCCTGGTCACCCACCAGCGCCTCCACGGTGGCGAGAAGCCCTTTGCCTGCTCTGAGTGTGGCAGCAGATACTGCTACAAAAGCAGCCTGGTCATCCACCAGCGCCTCCACACTGGCGAGAAGCCCTTTGCCTGCTCTGAGTGTGGCAAGAGATTCATCCAGAGAAGCAACCTGGTCTCTCACCAGCGCATCCACACTGGCGAGAAGCCCTTTGCCTGCTCTGAGTGTGGCAGGAGCTGTGACCAGAATAACAAACTGGTTGCCCACCAGTGCCTCCGTGCTGGCAAGAAGCCCTTTGCCTGTGATGTGTGTGGCAAGAGCTACACTGAGAAAAGCAGCCTGGGCTCCCACCAGCGCATCCACACTAATGAGAAGACCTTTGTCTGCACTGAGTGTGGCAAGATCTTCAGCCGCAGCGACAAACTGATCATCCATCAGCGCACCCACACTGGAGAGAAGCCCTTTGCCTGCAGTAAGTGTGGCAAGACCTTCAGCCGCAGCGACCATCTGCTCGCCCACGAGCGCATCCACACCGGAGAGAAGCCCTTTGCCTGCACTGAGTGTGGCAAAAGGTTCAACCGCAACGACACCCTGGTCACCCACCAGCGCCTCCACACTGGCGAGAAGCCCTTTGTCTGTGCCGAGTGTGGCAGGAgcttccagcagagggctgactTGATTCGGCACCGGAACAGCCACACTGGCAAGAAACCCTTTGCCTGTCCTGACTGCGGCAAGAGATTCGACCGCATCGACCGCATGTTCACCCACCAGCTCACCCACACTGCTGAGAAGGCCTTCACCTGCCCCGAGTGCGGCAAGGGCTTCAACCGCGTGGACCGCTTGTTCAAGCATCGGCGCACCCACGTCGCGGAGTGA